One window from the genome of Zerene cesonia ecotype Mississippi chromosome 1, Zerene_cesonia_1.1, whole genome shotgun sequence encodes:
- the LOC119828983 gene encoding transcription factor Dp-1 isoform X3 has translation MTLMPQALQPIKLSGIKCTSEKVEESHTISSLQEVVTSVDPDLNLKKPLIKVQKPFTEVNLEFVPKLVPIVRKSELIVKTTDIKQSEPLTMSHASRRRHDSDNDAPTEYTTKRRKHADKVGKGLRHFSMKVCEKVRNKGFTSYNEVADELVLEFATGIHGSSDSQQYDQKNIRRRVYDALNVLMAMNIISKDKKEIRWLGLPTNSIQECTALEKEKQTKLEQIQKKTQQLQELILQHISFKGLIERNKEAENKGIKPSPSSAIHLPFIVVNTSDKALIDCSISNDKTEYMFNFNKRFQIHDDIDILKRMGLLFGLDKGECSEEDIEKAKSMVPKSLECYVEQMARGLSNNLSDILDEEYLEEGVDDETLGEADVDDDQEADANEYSEDSSDVDV, from the exons ATGACGCTAATG CCTCAAGCCCTTCAACCTATTAAACTTAGTGGCATTAAATGTACATCAG AAAAAGTAGAAGAATCTCATACTATTTCTTCATTACAAGAAGTTGTTACATCTGTTGATCCTGACTTGAACTTGAAAAAGCCATTG ATAAAAGTACAAAAACCTTTTACTGAAGtaaatttagaatttgtaCCTAAATTAGTCCCAATTGTACGTAAAAGTGAATTGATAGTGAAAACAACAGATATCAAACAAAGTGAACCTTTAACTATGTCTCATGCATCCAGAAGGCGACATGATTCAGATAATGATGCCCCAACAGAATA CACAACAAAAAGGCGTAAGCATGCAGACAAAGTTGGCAAAGGATTAAGGCACTTCTCCATGAAAGTTTGTGAAAAAGTCAGGAATAAAGGTTTTACCTCATACAATGAAGTTGCTGATGAACTTGTCCTGGAATTTGCCACTGGAATACATGGATCATCTGATAGCCAA CAATATGACCAAAAGAATATTCGACGAAGAGTTTATGATgcattaaatgttttgatggcaatgaatataatttcaaaagataaaaaggaaataaggTGGCTGGGTCTACCAACTAATTCAATACAAGAATGTACAGCTCTTGAAAAGgaaaagcaaacaaaattgGAACAAATTCAAAAGAAAACACAACAGTTACAAGAACTTATATTGCAG cATATATCATTTAAAGGTTTAATAGAAAGGAATAAAGAAGCAGAAAATAAAGGCATAAAACCGTCACCATCATCAGCAATACATTTACcatttattgttgtaaataCAAGTGATAAGGCGCTTATTGATTGTAGTATCTCTAATGATAA gacagaatatatgtttaattttaataagaggTTCCAGATTCATGacgatatagatatattaaaaaggatGGGTCTCTTATTtg GTTTAGATAAAGGAGAATGTTCAGAAGAAGATATAGAAAAAGCGAAAAGTATGGTTCCAAAATCGTTAGAATGTTATGTAGAAC agATGGCAAGGGGTCTCAGCAATAATCTTTCAGATATTCTGGATGAGGAATATTTAGAAGAAGGAGTGGACGATGAAACATTAGGTGAAGcagatgttgatgatgatcaGGAAGCTGATGCAAATGAATACAGTGAGGACAGTAGTGATGTTGATGTTTAA
- the LOC119828983 gene encoding transcription factor Dp-1 isoform X2 has translation MSQKSSVVNFVIHDANGKPQMVKVVQNSINQPLTEIKIKQTPVKIYKLAQPVEGNIKPQALQPIKLSGIKCTSEKVEESHTISSLQEVVTSVDPDLNLKKPLIKVQKPFTEVNLEFVPKLVPIVRKSELIVKTTDIKQSEPLTMSHASRRRHDSDNDAPTEYTTKRRKHADKVGKGLRHFSMKVCEKVRNKGFTSYNEVADELVLEFATGIHGSSDSQNIRRRVYDALNVLMAMNIISKDKKEIRWLGLPTNSIQECTALEKEKQTKLEQIQKKTQQLQELILQHISFKGLIERNKEAENKGIKPSPSSAIHLPFIVVNTSDKALIDCSISNDKTEYMFNFNKRFQIHDDIDILKRMGLLFGLDKGECSEEDIEKAKSMVPKSLECYVEQMARGLSNNLSDILDEEYLEEGVDDETLGEADVDDDQEADANEYSEDSSDVDV, from the exons ATGTCACAGAAAAGTAGTGTAGTCAATTTTGTAATACATGACGCTAATG gAAAGCCTCAAATGGTTAAGGTAGTGCAAAACTCTATCAATCAACCTCTTAccgaaataaaaatcaaacaaacccCTGTGAAAATTTACAAGTTAGCTCAACCAGTAGAAGGAAACATTAAG CCTCAAGCCCTTCAACCTATTAAACTTAGTGGCATTAAATGTACATCAG AAAAAGTAGAAGAATCTCATACTATTTCTTCATTACAAGAAGTTGTTACATCTGTTGATCCTGACTTGAACTTGAAAAAGCCATTG ATAAAAGTACAAAAACCTTTTACTGAAGtaaatttagaatttgtaCCTAAATTAGTCCCAATTGTACGTAAAAGTGAATTGATAGTGAAAACAACAGATATCAAACAAAGTGAACCTTTAACTATGTCTCATGCATCCAGAAGGCGACATGATTCAGATAATGATGCCCCAACAGAATA CACAACAAAAAGGCGTAAGCATGCAGACAAAGTTGGCAAAGGATTAAGGCACTTCTCCATGAAAGTTTGTGAAAAAGTCAGGAATAAAGGTTTTACCTCATACAATGAAGTTGCTGATGAACTTGTCCTGGAATTTGCCACTGGAATACATGGATCATCTGATAGCCAA AATATTCGACGAAGAGTTTATGATgcattaaatgttttgatggcaatgaatataatttcaaaagataaaaaggaaataaggTGGCTGGGTCTACCAACTAATTCAATACAAGAATGTACAGCTCTTGAAAAGgaaaagcaaacaaaattgGAACAAATTCAAAAGAAAACACAACAGTTACAAGAACTTATATTGCAG cATATATCATTTAAAGGTTTAATAGAAAGGAATAAAGAAGCAGAAAATAAAGGCATAAAACCGTCACCATCATCAGCAATACATTTACcatttattgttgtaaataCAAGTGATAAGGCGCTTATTGATTGTAGTATCTCTAATGATAA gacagaatatatgtttaattttaataagaggTTCCAGATTCATGacgatatagatatattaaaaaggatGGGTCTCTTATTtg GTTTAGATAAAGGAGAATGTTCAGAAGAAGATATAGAAAAAGCGAAAAGTATGGTTCCAAAATCGTTAGAATGTTATGTAGAAC agATGGCAAGGGGTCTCAGCAATAATCTTTCAGATATTCTGGATGAGGAATATTTAGAAGAAGGAGTGGACGATGAAACATTAGGTGAAGcagatgttgatgatgatcaGGAAGCTGATGCAAATGAATACAGTGAGGACAGTAGTGATGTTGATGTTTAA
- the LOC119828983 gene encoding transcription factor Dp-1 isoform X1 produces the protein MSQKSSVVNFVIHDANGKPQMVKVVQNSINQPLTEIKIKQTPVKIYKLAQPVEGNIKPQALQPIKLSGIKCTSEKVEESHTISSLQEVVTSVDPDLNLKKPLIKVQKPFTEVNLEFVPKLVPIVRKSELIVKTTDIKQSEPLTMSHASRRRHDSDNDAPTEYTTKRRKHADKVGKGLRHFSMKVCEKVRNKGFTSYNEVADELVLEFATGIHGSSDSQQYDQKNIRRRVYDALNVLMAMNIISKDKKEIRWLGLPTNSIQECTALEKEKQTKLEQIQKKTQQLQELILQHISFKGLIERNKEAENKGIKPSPSSAIHLPFIVVNTSDKALIDCSISNDKTEYMFNFNKRFQIHDDIDILKRMGLLFGLDKGECSEEDIEKAKSMVPKSLECYVEQMARGLSNNLSDILDEEYLEEGVDDETLGEADVDDDQEADANEYSEDSSDVDV, from the exons ATGTCACAGAAAAGTAGTGTAGTCAATTTTGTAATACATGACGCTAATG gAAAGCCTCAAATGGTTAAGGTAGTGCAAAACTCTATCAATCAACCTCTTAccgaaataaaaatcaaacaaacccCTGTGAAAATTTACAAGTTAGCTCAACCAGTAGAAGGAAACATTAAG CCTCAAGCCCTTCAACCTATTAAACTTAGTGGCATTAAATGTACATCAG AAAAAGTAGAAGAATCTCATACTATTTCTTCATTACAAGAAGTTGTTACATCTGTTGATCCTGACTTGAACTTGAAAAAGCCATTG ATAAAAGTACAAAAACCTTTTACTGAAGtaaatttagaatttgtaCCTAAATTAGTCCCAATTGTACGTAAAAGTGAATTGATAGTGAAAACAACAGATATCAAACAAAGTGAACCTTTAACTATGTCTCATGCATCCAGAAGGCGACATGATTCAGATAATGATGCCCCAACAGAATA CACAACAAAAAGGCGTAAGCATGCAGACAAAGTTGGCAAAGGATTAAGGCACTTCTCCATGAAAGTTTGTGAAAAAGTCAGGAATAAAGGTTTTACCTCATACAATGAAGTTGCTGATGAACTTGTCCTGGAATTTGCCACTGGAATACATGGATCATCTGATAGCCAA CAATATGACCAAAAGAATATTCGACGAAGAGTTTATGATgcattaaatgttttgatggcaatgaatataatttcaaaagataaaaaggaaataaggTGGCTGGGTCTACCAACTAATTCAATACAAGAATGTACAGCTCTTGAAAAGgaaaagcaaacaaaattgGAACAAATTCAAAAGAAAACACAACAGTTACAAGAACTTATATTGCAG cATATATCATTTAAAGGTTTAATAGAAAGGAATAAAGAAGCAGAAAATAAAGGCATAAAACCGTCACCATCATCAGCAATACATTTACcatttattgttgtaaataCAAGTGATAAGGCGCTTATTGATTGTAGTATCTCTAATGATAA gacagaatatatgtttaattttaataagaggTTCCAGATTCATGacgatatagatatattaaaaaggatGGGTCTCTTATTtg GTTTAGATAAAGGAGAATGTTCAGAAGAAGATATAGAAAAAGCGAAAAGTATGGTTCCAAAATCGTTAGAATGTTATGTAGAAC agATGGCAAGGGGTCTCAGCAATAATCTTTCAGATATTCTGGATGAGGAATATTTAGAAGAAGGAGTGGACGATGAAACATTAGGTGAAGcagatgttgatgatgatcaGGAAGCTGATGCAAATGAATACAGTGAGGACAGTAGTGATGTTGATGTTTAA
- the LOC119828663 gene encoding EGF domain-specific O-linked N-acetylglucosamine transferase-like, whose protein sequence is MITKLFTLFLFWVNVFSINIKDLNLPPEHFVYLFNSFPDIAESCSKDRNCPYKSFLDRKACWGYETDCNPKNSYHVRPRCPGDHRGWVKSKQAQYETFYTQADFGYVKEQIDELMVMCEASIPDDSSLECSKYLRFCRGRNLLLNFTGLLGRGNNLRYKMDILGPGQIGGHCNFYSDRLMKEAEHMSALQSWAPEFVNFIKTPERPIKDGKCDIVIEKPTYIMKLDATVNMYHHFCDFFNLYASLHVNSTHPTTFSKDNHILIWETFTYESAFKDAFKAFTVNPIWDLKSFRGKVACFKNVVFPLLPRMIFGLYYNTPVVSFQHSCLLQTAAELFIK, encoded by the exons ATGATTACAAAATTGTTTACGTTATTTCTGTTCTGGGTTAATGTTTTttcgataaatattaaagatttaaatctTCCTCCTGAACATTtcgtatatttattcaattctttTCCTGATATTGCCGAATCTTGTTCGAAGGATAGAAATTGCCCATACAAATCATTTTTAGATAGGAAAGCTTGTTGGGGCTATGAAACAGATTGTAATCCAAAAAATTCATATCATGTACGGCCTCGTTGTCCTGGTGATCATAGAGGCTGGGTTAAATCAAAACAAGCTCAATATGAAACTTTCTACACTCAAGCTGATTTTG gTTATGTAAAAGAGCAAATAGATGAACTAATGGTAATGTGTGAAGCCTCTATTCCTGATGACAGTTCTCTGGAGTGCTCTAAATATTTAAG atTCTGTAGAGGTCGGAATCTCTTGCTCAACTTTACGGGCCTTCTTGGACGTGGAAAcaatttaagatataaaatggATATTCTTGGACCTGGTCAGATTG gTGGacattgcaatttttattctGATCGGTTAATGAAAGAAGCTGAGCATATGAGTGCATTACAGTCCTGGGCACctgaatttgtaaattttataaaaacaccaGAAAGACCCATAAAAGATGGCAAATGTGACATTGTCATAGAAAAACCAACATACATCATGAAATTAGATGCaa CTGTGAATATGTATCACCATTTCTGTGATTTCTTTAACTTATATGCTTCATTGCATGTCAATTCAACCCACCCAACAACATTTTCAAAGGACAATCACATACTTATTTGGGAAACCTTCACTTACGAATCTGCATTCAAAGATGCTTTTAAAGCTTTTACTGTTAATCCCATTTGGGACTTAAAAAGTTTTAGAGGAAAAGTtgcatgttttaaaaatgttgtgtttCCACTTTTACCACGCATGATATTTGGACTTTACTATAATACACCTGTGGTAAGTTTTCAACATAGCTGTTTGCTGCAAACCGCAGCTGAATTATTCATAaagtaa
- the LOC119831354 gene encoding EGF domain-specific O-linked N-acetylglucosamine transferase-like codes for MTHNTDVFIGMHGAGLTHLLFLPDWAAVFEVYNCEDPNCYSDLARLRGLKYVTWENKTKLFQEDEGHGPGGTSHAKFTNYSFDVEEFLRLVKICVSYVQQRQDFQNFVKASIESRLINDEL; via the exons ATGACACACAACACTGATGTGTTCATAGGAATGCATGGAGCTGGGTTGACACATTTACTATTTCTCCCTGATTGGGCAGCAGTGTTTGAAGT ATACAATTGTGAGGATCCTAACTGCTATTCGGATTTGGCCAGACTTCGCGGTCTTAAATACGTCACATgggaaaataaaacgaaactaTTTCAGGAGGACGAA GGACATGGCCCCGGTGGTACATCGCATGCGAAATTCACAAATTACTCTTTCGACGTCGAAGAATTTTTGAGATTGGTGAAAATATGCGTCTCATATGTGCAGCAAAGACAGGACTTCCAAAATTTTGTGAAGGCATCTATTGAATCTCGACTTATCAATGACGAgttgtaa